The following nucleotide sequence is from Scleropages formosus chromosome 4, fSclFor1.1, whole genome shotgun sequence.
ACACTTATGTGGACTTAGTGAGAACCCCCAAGATGAGGAAACTGGCCATATTATCAGGGATGGTTTGGTGTGTCCTTCCTTTCACCTCCTTCTTGTTCTTCCTTTAGTCACGTTTTATTTAGTATCGTCTACTGTCACGACCATGTTGCTTTGTGCCTTATTTTctagagttaaaaaaaaaaaaaaaaactactagagCACGTTACAAATATGGGAAAGAATAAAAACCGAAATGACCCAACCTTTAAGAGTAAACTTTTGAATAAAACTCTTGGAATGAATAGACAGACACAGTGCACTTAGGTGATGTAGTTACATATAAAAGCCCATCAATGTTCTGAGTTTGTTTTCATTGACCATGCTGACATGCTGGCTTTATTTGTTCTCTTCCAAAAGGTATGGAGTGGCTTCCACATATTATGGGATAAGCTTGAACATCTCTGGATTTGGCCTGAACATTTATCTCACCCACTTCATTTATGCTGCCATTGAATTTCCTGCTAAACTCATGGTGTATTTCTTCCTGGACAAAATTGGCAGAAGACACTGCCAAGCAGGAACGCTCCTTTTGACTGGAACTTGCATtgcaattaacatttttttgtcaaagGGTAAGATATAGTTGTGTATTAACTGCCTTTCGAAACTGAGCTTGCAGAACCTATCATATAAACTCATGCAATGGACTGCTGCCTTCACTAGCAGCcctttggaaaaacaaagaatcaGTCTGCGGTGAAACAGAGCAAGTTGCTCTCGTTTCTTGTCCTTGTAAAAATAATCAACCCATGCACTCCACTTAGTTGAACACAGACACCTCCTTCCTTGTTAGATGATATTGCAGCATCTTGACAATCatcttgcagtgatttatttttttgttctatcAGATATGTGGCTCTTTCGTACCATTGTCGCTATCGTTGGAAAAGGTTTGTCTGAAGCTTCGTTCACGACTGTGTTCCTGTATACGACAGAATTGTACCCCACTGTCGTCAGGTGAGAAacacacccaccccccaacTGGCATGTGTGACCCGTAAAGGGTCAGGCAGAGCGTGGTGAATGATGACCCGGTTTATGGTGAGAATCTTGCACCCAAGGCTGAGGTTAACTCAGGATAACTAACCCTGTAGAGCTGGCTTGGGTGAAAAGATTAATGTTGTCCTGCTGAAATGTCATTACATCTTTAACAGGACTAACATCACATGACTTCTTTTCACTCAGGCAAAATGGCATGGGCTACAATAGCTTCATGGGTCGCCTGGGTGCTTCGATCACTCCTCTGGTCTTGCTACTGGAGGATGTGTGGAAACTCCTTCCCCAGGTCATTATCTGTGCATTGGCCATGCTCTCCGGCCTGGTGGCCCTGTTACTTCCGGAGACCCATAACATCCGCTTGCCAGAGACGATTGAGGACATCGAAAAGCCTGGGTAAATCACAGAAGACCTTATATTCCATTTCCAATTTCTTCCTTTCttattttcatcacattttaCCATCAGCTCATTTTTTGTACCGTGATTTTGTGCAAACCAGTCTCTGTCAATCAGTGATCCGTCCAACCTTCTTTCCAGTCAACCAGACAATCATTAAATTCTTCTTTTCATTAATAGTAGTTATAAGTATTGTTTTTTGTAGAATCTTTCTTTACATGATACATTGTATACAGCCTTACAGCCCATGTGTTCCTCATTATATTTGTTGAATTAATGAACATAATTTTCCTGTTGTTTCAGGAATTCATCACCTTGTGTTGCAGCCCAAGAAAAGTGTGAGCAGccactcaaacccctgaccagCGATGTGAAAGAAATTGCTCCTGAGTGATAACTTTTTCACCTTTAAACATTAAAGATTGTAGGCATGGACTGaacttttaatggaaaaattgtaATTTCTTCTAAGAAATCAGCCTTGAACAAACTGATAGCATTTTAGTCTCAAGACATGAATTTGGCATTTCTGTCCATTTAATTTCCAGATTACTTAAATTCTCATATTATGAGAATATCTTCTCATGACTGTAGATTGatgactgaaatgttgagttttcCTTCATAATCTCAATTTTGGCAAAGATATGTTcaatttactgttttaaagCCGGGCTATGCAGTTGTGCCGTATTGGAACTTTCATTTCTGGTGGATGTTATTTGAGAATTGTCCTGCATTGTACTCAATTTTTAcaaaccaattttaaaaattgcagatAACACAAAAATTTGCACTTCTAGAAAGTTTGAGATGAAAATATAAGAAGGAGCTTTAATTAGTATCCAAATGTACTGAAAGTGAAGCATATGGTATTTTGATTCCAAGACACTCTTGTAGCATCAAGGATGTTCTGCCACTTTGCAGAAACCTCTTTGGAGTTAATAATTGCATTACTCTGTCAGCACCTAGTCACACTGTATAAGCTTCCTCTCCAACAATATTTAGTGAAATCTGTGGAACATGTCCCACAACATGCATTGCAGGGGCAAAGGTGACGCGACACTGTAGTTTAATGAGTTGTAATGTTCATCATAGTGAAGATGCCTTAGGACCACATTTTACACTACAGTGAGTAATCATTGCttcttgttcattttcatcCCAAACTGACACACATCTGTCAATCGCCCTCCTCTTTGCTGGTTCATTAACTCTTTCTAATGTatggaaaaaacacactgcagtacaCCAAAAATAATACCATTTGCACTGTTCTTCAGCTAAAGAGACAAAGACATCATTTCACAAAGTGACTCAAGACTGTTAAATGTCCAGATGCTCAGGATATTGCCTTGTTTAGATTAAATCCACTCAAGACTTTTGTCTGATTTCATCCCTTTTCACTCCCCACTGACATTCCATCTGTTTCGTCTTTGCGTTTATGTTTAATGCAAGTCAGTAAGTAAATGACAGGAAATATGGCAgctttgttttacatattttgtacTATACAACTTCCTGTGGACATCGACGTAAAAGTACAGTGACGGCGATTTCCACATGGCTTTCCATTGGGAGTCTCTGTGTGGAACTCAAGTGAAGAGTTTTCAGAAATCTGGGTCTTGGAGTTTATTATGCATCACTCATGTTTCTTATAAATCAATATTTGTTTTGACTCCAGTGTAGCCTAGGTGAATTTTGACAGTGTCCTTCTCAGTGAGCACATTTGGATGGTTTCAAGTGATGATCATTTTCCTGCTGGTGGTTCCACGTATAATCGTGCCCTGCCAGTTTCTCCTGAACAATTTCATTGTGGCTGTGCCGTTCCATCGCTGCAACATCACCGCCCTGGACGATGGAGATATCTTCGAGAATCTAACCCAGGAGCAGAGGCTGACTGTCTCCATTCCAGCACAGGAGGATGGAACCCTGAGTTCCTGTGAGATGTTCCCTCAGCCgcagctccatctgctgtatggaCCATCCAACACTACAGACGCTCCTGCAGTTGAGTGTCAGAACGGATGGGTCTATGACGCCAGCACCTTCACTTCCACAACCGCTATGAAGGTAAATGCCAGAAGTTTCCAGAGCACTGAAATATTGCACTGTAGATTTCAGCAAATCCTTTTGCCAGTACTTTCTTAAACTTTTGAAACTATCACTGGTTCAATGATGAAACCAAAATTAACTTCATGGGTCGCCCGGGTGCCTCGATCACTCCTCTGGCCTTGCAGTTGGAGGATGTGTGGAAACTCCTTCCCCAGGTCACTTCCTGTGCATTGTCTCCATCTTCTCCAGCCTCGTTTTCTGCATTGTCCTGGTATGTACAGTTCAGGTGTTGTGCTTCCTATCACTGTATACAATACTtaagttcttgtttttttcaggaatttcACACAATGTTTCCGTCAAAAGTGTGACATCATTCTTAATTCCCTGACCAgtgatatgaaaataaatgataacTTCCTATAGTGTTTCCTGCATCATTAAACATATCTTAACTGGTTAGGGAAACAGCGCAACTTCCTAAAAGAAATCAGCTTTGAAGAAACTGATGGAAATTTTAAGATGTGAACCCATGAGATTTGatgatttttcaaaataagCTTCAATGTGAACAATCAAACTGTGAGCAATATCAGTTATGAAAATGGAATTAGGACTGAACGTTGAGTTTCCACTCATCATCTTTTAATATCTGATGTTTGCAAAGATTTGTTGAGCTTACTCTTGTAGagtatattataaaatatttaactgcAGCACATTGAACTCTGGGGTCAGTCTCATGAAACAATGATAAATTGCATCTCTGCTGATTTCAGTTACAAAGCCTTAAACACGCTACCAGTCTTACACCATTTTGAGCCttcatatttttagaaataaaaattttaattaaaaatttaaaaatatatctttttacATAAATCTCTCATTTCTGTAATGTGTTcgaatttaaaatatttataaagcatGTAGCGTTTTAATTACTCTTGTTTCACAGCAGCGCAAATTAAAATCTTgttaaaaaggtgaaaaaacgTGCAAATATTGTTCAAAATCTCaaaccatcatgaacaacaaaaatattttaagtgaaatgATGGTGCCCAGATACATTTctcattactgttacattttttcaagcGATTGTCATAGCTACAAGGTTTAAATTTTGATTCTTCCATGATGCCTCATtagattaaaaatgaaaacaagacaaGTTGGTGTTTGGTTTTCATGGCTGTTTTATTACCATAAAACACAACTTTCTCATCTGGTTTGGTTTATTGTTCGCGAGACTGACACtcctgtttttttcattaaagaaataaaaacttttttgcactttcaCAAGTGAAGTGTAAAACTTTTGCTGATTTTCCTTTAGTCTGTAGATGTGCTGAGCCAACAGTTGCCACTAGTTTGGTTAGACGACTCTGTTTTAACCGCAAGGATTTTATGCCAATCCATGGTTACTTCTTCATAGTTAATAATTGCATTGCACTGTCAGCACTTAGTCACATTGCCTAAGATTCTTCTCCAGGAATATTTTCTGAATACTTTAGAACACAATATGGCACCTCAAAATAACTGTGCATGTGAACAAGGTTAATGTGTTATGTTCATTATAGCCAAGATACCTTAGAGCCACAGCATCCCAtatctttctgctgctgtttttatcaGTACTTCATTGATTCCTGTTAATCtgcagaacaaaacacacactgtactataacaaacacaatattttttcataaccattcagctaaaaaagaaaactacaaaaTAATTTCAGGAAGTAACTAAACTAAATAGCTGGTCGTGGTACTGCTTGGtcttatttcagtcatttaatgGTTGGGGCAGCCGGCAATCTCAGCCGCAACCCGCACACCGTAGACTGATGGCCGGACCTGGGACAAGCTTCTTATGAGCAAACAAGCACCAGGGGAAGCAAATGAAAagaattccatccatccatccatccatccatccatccatccatccatccatccatccatcccttaTGAATACCCGCTggttcagtgcagggtcatggttgTTTAGAGCCTATCTGCCAATCCAGCGAAGGGCATAGGTTAACCCTAACCCGTTCAATAACACAAAGCATTACCCAATGCTCACTACAACCAAAAGCCACTTTAAAGTCTCTGTAAAACAGAACCACAGACTGAAGAAAAAGGAGTAGATGTGAAGAGTTTGATTCTGTGTGAAGTTCTGAGTTTTGATAGTTAAAGATTAAACATCTGTCATTTGGAGCCTTAAGATCTTTTGTTTGTtgaaatttgtgttgttttagaTTTTTCTAGATTCTGAAGTACTATAGCCAAGAAGACCATTTTGTTTCAGTCAATTGTGTATTTTGactgagaatttttttgtttagtttaacATGGACAAGATTTATAATAAAACCTGGAAGTCCTTGATCAGTTATATCGTGTCTGGTCGTGAAACCCAGGAGTAAGAACACCTCAAGACTGTGGAATGGGGGTTGCTTCCCAAAACTGAAGGCAGTTTGTGGAAGGAGTGGCTGTCTGAATGTAGGGCACGGCTGGAGGAACAGTCCAGGCTACGGACAAGAATACTGTCCAATCGTGAACTGGAAAGACAGTTTAGGGAACAAGGATTTAGTTCTAGTAAGGAGTACAGTGAGGTGTCTAAAGAGGGAATAGACTGCTTAACTGGGGACCCAGCAGGGTTTGTCAATGGAGGTCCCAAGGGAGAACTAGGGGTTGGGAACCTGGACCTCAAGCCGAGACACTGGTCTACCCATCCGAGTGACCCAAGCTTGAGATGGCTTTGGAGTGGATGGAGGTTGAGACCACAGAACACTTTCTTGGGATGTCCCAGTTTCCTGACCAAGGGGTTGGAAGCACAATTCTTATGCCAGAGGTGTCCCTGTCTGAGGGCCACCCTGAGCTGCCATCTCCATAGAAGTCGATCCCATCGCTAACCCTGCCCAGCTACAACCTTTCGAACCACAAGATTCTCCTTTGTCCTGCTCTTGAGGAGATCCTTCTGCTTTACCTGTTCTATTCATACTCAATAGgttctttcctttctcttcaaTTTTTAGCATTAATGACGAAACACTTTTCAGtctcatttcagttcatttatgCTGACCAAGAGTTTTGTTATGCTTATGCCCAACACTTCCAATAAATCCACTAAGTCCACACTTTGCCACCTTATGAAGGGTCACGGAGCAGAAACGCCCTTCTGTTTCACGTGCCTTCAGTTGTTTCTCCGTTCCTGGTCCATGAAGATTCTCTGCAGTCCTGCATTAAGTTTATGTTTAACACAAGTAAATAAGTAAGTGCAAGACTACCTGATTTGGCAACTTGGCCAAGATGCACCTTTCTGTAGCTATTAACACACCTTTAAAAGTTTGGAGGGAATGATTTCAACACAATTCTGCATCAGGAGTCTCACTCTGCAGAGCCCAGTTTTGTGGTGTCATCCAAACTGGTGTCCAGTTACCTGCTGTACATCACTCCTGGTTCTTGTTTCTTGTCAGATCTTGCAGTTTTGGCAACCAAAATGAAGTTTGATACCATCATTGCTGAAATCAATGGTTTCGGACAGTTTCAAGTGATGGTAATTCTGCTACAGTGCATCTCTCGCTTCACCCTGCCGTTCCACTTCTTGCTGAATAACTTCATTGCGGCCGTGCCATCTCACCACTGCAACATCGCTGCCCTGGATGACAGAGACATCTTCAAGAATCTGAGCCAGGAGCAGAGGTTGACTGTTTCCATTCCAGCCCAGGAGGATGGAACCCTGAGTTCCTGTGAGATGTTCCCTCAGCCgcagctccatctgctgtatggaCCATCCAACACTACAGACACTCCTGCAGCTGAGTGTCAGAACGGATGGGTCTATGACACCAGCACCTTCACTTCCACAATAGCTACAGAGGTAAATCATCAAGCTTTACAAAAAATTCTGTCTTCCGTGCCTTTTGCTTCATAGCTCATGTTAAACGATCTGTTTAATTTGTGAAGTGTGTTTTGTAAcattggggggcgcagtggcgcagcaggctcggccaggtcctgctctctggtgggtctgaggtt
It contains:
- the LOC108927062 gene encoding solute carrier family 22 member 7-like, whose amino-acid sequence is MILQHLDNHLAVIYFFVLSDMWLFRTIVAIVGKGLSEASFTTVFLYTTELYPTVVRQNGMGYNSFMGRLGASITPLVLLLEDVWKLLPQVIICALAMLSGLVALLLPETHNIRLPETIEDIEKPGNSSPCVAAQEKCEQPLKPLTSDVKEIAPE